One region of Primulina tabacum isolate GXHZ01 chromosome 1, ASM2559414v2, whole genome shotgun sequence genomic DNA includes:
- the LOC142518082 gene encoding lysine-specific demethylase JMJ27-like isoform X3, with protein MDLNFPAVVEEGKLEAEENTETVTKELEDGNEEEREEEKGEKGGKLGGREEMEVDGVSGIVESAGKRRGRKRKEEGNANGVDDMDGSVVKDGVFSKRESSRKCSLLAKEKIVNWNEDVYDLEFEEKPKRGCKRKMKGVRNEEIVTQQEKPRRRGRPAKIKVVKNKENGIETVAQRVNEEMPGSSHPAKREGVKNEENGNEIVTQQEKPRRGRLAKIKVLKNEDNGFENVAQFVNEETPGSSHMSDREGVKNEKYDNETVAQQGIVEKRRRGRPAKRKGVENEENDGETMAERKNSSQIRGSCRKAARAEEEEGDEEKRVGGVEINGEGIYSFRAKRARPDNKVKSKGMKKLGEDLKEIERNTCHQCKRNDRGRVVRCTKCERRRYCVLCITRCYPLLSEEAFVEACPVCCNNCNCKSCLRLDTQIARSNKSMLTFSDEEKMKYSKYILRILLPFLEQFHAEQLAEKKIEAKIQGLPVSDIKPKNSICQKKERIYCNNCQTSIVDFHRSCPRCSYDLCLTCCMEIRDGFLQGGDEEVVMQYAPRGYQYLHGDCNTAYTTTKNEPSGEVDAVDARDPFELRDTTSHNNMTCGEVVDSIAGDAAEAKYEWRSTDVGAIPCPPPGAGGCGEGILELQCIFPDNWVSELLLKVEEINRKQGFKDVPENCEQECSCSKFMGENSNRENSTKVSSRENLLEDNFLYNPAAKELQHTDLKHFQSHWSKGEPVIISDVLETTSGLSWEPMVMWRAFRQKTGSKHKHLVNVCALNCLDWCEVEINVRQFFQGYSNCQFDIYGWPQILKLKDWPPSNLFEERLPRHGAEFISCLPFKEYTHPSCGYLNLAVKLPKDALKPDMGPKTYIAYGLAQEFGRGDSVTKLHCDMSDAVNVLTHSESVNLNNKNISTIKELQKKHAAQDGIELYRNNQASTEMTQSQQHSENGLSRLNEKAFLLSFGRNDAKGFRAPNLSKGNTLNERPDGKASVETHMSDQKDGKVQMQLSIKSHEGESLDGQNYIIETNNSTYKSGGNSCIEVEMVSVNDREIFNDGRKKLLEASEIVNECQEEDYRKKENDSTFVSRNVLENSEEIDGGALWDIFRRQDVPKLEEYVRKHYKEFRHIHLNPLPRIVHPIHDQTVYLTMEHKRRLKEEYGIEPWTFIQKLGDAVFIPAGCPHQVRNLKSCIKVAIDFVSPENVQECVRLTEEFRILPRNHRAKEDKLEVKKIVLHAIGQAVEDLGALPSSPITGPTPCGGTGNVCERFVVVKLCLKKVITYSR; from the exons ATGGATTTGAATTTTCCGGCAGTAGTGGAGGAGGGGAAACTTGAGGCGGAAGAGAATACGGAGACTGTGACTAAAGAGTTAGAAGATGGGAATGAGGAGGAGCGAGAGGAAGAAAAGGGCGAAAAAGGAGGGAAACTCGGGGGGAGAGAAGAAATGGAGGTTGATGGAGTATCTGGGATAGTGGAAAGTGCGGGGAAAAGGAGGGGTAGGAAGAGGAAAGAAGAGGGAAATGCAAACGGGGTTGATGATATGGACGGAAGTGTGGTGAAAGATGGTGTTTTTAGCAAGAGGGAATCTTCAAGGAAGTGTAGTCTGCTGGCGAAAGAGAAAATCGTAAACTGGAATGAGGATGTGTACGACTTGGAATTTGAGGAGAAGCCGAAGAGGGGTTGTAAGAGGAAGATGAAGGGTGTTAGGAACGAGGAGATCGTGACACAACAGGAGAAGCCGAGAAGGAGGGGGCGTCCGGCAAAGATTAAGGTAGTCAAGAATAAGGAGAATGGTATTGAGACTGTGGCACAACGTGTAAATGAGGAGATGCCGGGAAGCAGTCATCCGGCCAAGAGAGAAGGTGTCAAGAACGAGGAGAATGGCAATGAGATTGTAACACAACAGGAGAAACCTAGAAGAGGTCGTCTGGCAAAGATTAAGGTACTCAAGAACGAGGATAATGGTTTTGAGAATGTGGCACAATTTGTAAATGAAGAGACTCCAGGAAGCAGTCATATGTCCGATAGAGAGGGAGTCAAGAATGAAAAGTATGATAATGAGACTGTGGCACAACAGGGAATTGTGGAAAAGCGGAGAAGGGGTCGTCCGGCAAAGAGGAAGGGAGTAGAAAACGAAGAGAATGATGGTGAGACTATGGCAGAGAGAAAAAACAGTAGCCAAATTCGAGGAAGCTGCAGAAAGGCAGCGAGAGCCGAAGAAGAGGAGGGAGACGAGGAAAAACGAGTGGGGGGAGTGGAAATTAATGGAGAAGGAATTTATTCATTTAGAGCTAAGAGGGCTAGACCTGATAATAAAGTCAAGAGCAAGGGTATGAAGAAGCTTGGTGAAGAT CTTAAGGAGATAGAGCGTAACACGTGTCACCAGTGCAAGAGGAACGATAGAGGGAGGGTTGTACGATGCACCAAATGTGAAAGAAGGAGATACTGTGTTCTTTGCATAACTAGATG CTATCCGCTGTTGTCAGAAGAGGCTTTTGTTGAAGCTTGCCCGGTTTGTTGCAACAACTGTAATTGCAAGAGTTGCCTGCGGTTGGATACACAAATTGCG AGATCGAATAAATCGATGTTGACATTCAGTGATGAAGAGAAGATGAAGTATTCTAAATACATTTTGCGAATCCTTCTGCCCTTCTTGGAACAATTCCATGCAGAACAATTGGCTGAGAAGAAAATCGAGGCTAAAATACAAG GGTTACCAGTGTCAGATATAAAACCAAAGAATTCAATTTGCCAGAAGAAAGAGAGAATATACTG CAATAACTGCCAGACTTCCATTGTCGATTTTCACCGAAGCTGCCCACGATGTTCCTATGATCTGTGCCTCACTTGTTGCATGGAGATTAGGGATGGTTTTCTGCAAGGTGGTGATGAGGAAGTGGTCATGCAATATGCTCCACGTGGGTATCAATACTTGCATGGTGATTGTAATACTGCTTACACTACAACTAAGAATGAACCTAGTGGTGAAGTAGATGCAGTTGATGCCAGGGATCCTTTTGAGTTACGTGATACTACTTCACATAACAATATGACTTGTGGTGAAGTGGTTGACTCCATTGCTGGGGATGCTGCCGAGGCTAAATATGAATGGAGATCTACCGATGTAGGTGCCATTCCATGCCCGCCGCCAGGGGCTGGTGGATGTGGTGAAGGGATTTTGGAACTTCAATGCATTTTTCCCGATAATTGGGTCTCTGAGTTGTTACTGAAGGTGGAAGAAATAAACCGAAAGCAAGGCTTTAAGGATGTGCCCGAAAATTGTGAGCAGGAGTGTTCATGTTCGAAATTCATGGGTGAAAATTCTAACCGGGAAAACTCAACAAAAGTTTCTTCTCGAGAAAATTTATTAGAAGACAATTTCTTATATAACCCCGCAGCTAAAGAACTTCAGCATACTGATTTGAAGCACTTTCAATCGCATTGGTCCAAGGGAGAGCCAGTAATCATTAGTGATGTCCTTGAAACTACATCTGGTTTGAGCTGGGAACCCATGGTTATGTGGCGTGCTTTTCGTCAGAAAACTGGCAGTAAACATAAACATCTAGTTAATGTCTGTGCTTTAAATTGCTTGGATTGGTGTGAG GTTGAAATAAATGTTCGTCAATTTTTCCAAGGATATTCAAATTGTCAGTTTGACATTTATGGTTGGCCTCAGATTCTTAAGTTGAAAGACTGGCCTCCATCTAACTTGTTTGAGGAGCGGTTACCTCGCCATGGTGCTGAGTTTATCAGCTGCTTGCCTTTCAAAGAATATACACATCCTAGCTGTGGTTACTTAAACCTTGCTGTTAAACTGCCCAAGGACGCTCTTAAACCTGATATGGGGCCAAAGACGTATATTGCTTATGGGTTGGCTCAGGAATTTGGCCGGGGAGATTCTGTAACAAAACTACATTGTGATATGTCTGATGCA GTGAATGTATTGACCCATTCTGAGTCAGTTAACCTTAACAATAAGAATATTTCGACTATAAAAGAACTGCAAAAGAAGCATGCTGCTCAGGATGGAATTGAATTGTATCGAAATAATCAGGCATCAACTGAAATGACACAAAGTCAGCAACACAGTGAAAATGGATTATCTAGGTTGAATGAAAAGGCTTTCTTACTGTCCTTTGGAAGGAATGATGCCAAGGGATTTAGAGCTCCTAATCTGTCAAAGGGAAACACACTAAATGAAAGACCTGATGGAAAAGCCAGCGTGGAAACTCACATGTCGGATCAGAAAGACGGTAAGGTTCAAATGCAGCTTAGCATAAAAAGTCATGAAGGTGAATCCTTAGATGGCCAAAATTATATAATCGAGACCAACAACTCCACCTACAAATCTGGTGGAAACTCTTGCATTGAGGTGGAAATGGTCAGTGTAAATGACAGGGAGATATTTAATGATGGTCGGAAGAAATTGTTGGAAGCTTCTGAAATTGTAAATGAGTGCCAAGAGGAAGACTATAGAAAGAAGGAAAATGACAGTACTTTTGTTTCTAGAAATGTGTTGGAAAATAGTGAAGAGATTGACGGTGGTGCTCTCTGGGATATTTTTAGGAGGCAAGATGTCCCGAAATTGGAGGAATATGTGAGGAAGCACTACAAGGAGTTCAGACACATCCATCTCAATCCCTTGCCACGG ATTGTCCATCCTATCCACGATCAAACTGTTTACTTGACTATGGAGCATAAGAGGAGACTCAAGGAAGAATATG GAATCGAACCATGGACATTTATTCAGAAATTAGGTGATGCAGTTTTCATTCCTGCTGGCTGCCCGCATCAAGTCAGAAATTTAAAG TCATGCATAAAGGTTGCAATTGACTTTGTCTCACCAGAAAATGTCCAAGAATGTGTTCGGTTGACTGAGGAATTCCGCATTCTTCCCCGGAATCACAGGGCTAAGGAAGACAAGTTAGAG gTGAAGAAAATTGTTCTTCATGCAATTGGACAAGCTGTTGAGGATTTGGGAGCACTTCCAAGTTCACCTATAACTG GCCCAACTCCATGTGGTGGTACTGGTAATGTATGTGAGAGGTTTGTGGTTGTTAAACTTTGTCTAAAAAAGGTTATAACTTATAGTAGATGA